The stretch of DNA agcgacgtaaatgtaatatttcagttttttatatttaatatatttgcaaaaatgtctaacaaccagtttttgctttgtcattatggggtattgtgtgtagattgtgatttttaattttttaatccattttagagtaaggctgtaacgtaacaaaatgtggaaaaagtcaatgtgtctgaatatctccattaattttttcaactggtactcggggaccttcagacgagtcttgtgaggcctgtgggcgtcctagaacAAAACAACATGTAGgcgttcgtgagagtctcacctttccaccgaggggtcatattagtgtgtatcCCAAtctgttcggacactacagagagaagttggcagatcagctatgctgacttcagacgagtcccaagatgtTTGTGGGGGGCAAAAatgagaacaccatcgtgtttgtgagagtcatCCTTAGAGGGGTCAtcatagtttgtaggccaaatcgTTTGGActctacagacgattttgtgagaagaccgattttcgggatgtcacatggtctgacaaacaccgctctagctctgtcacctttcaccacagatgcatAAGTGTGACAtaggcagatgcggtggattgagacgcatccaatgcaaaaaacagaacatatctctagcttaaactgacagatttctaTGGGGATTTGTTTATTATACTAATAATAAAGCTGTTTATATTTTTATAATACATACATTAATGTCCAACAAGGGCACACATTCACCAGACAAATCAATATTTTCATATGTTATAATCCATAAAGTTGTCTCTCTAATGATTAACATCATATTAATGTTCTGTTATTTCCAGGACCCAGATCTTCATCAAGCAGATCATGACTTTGAAGTGAAGCATCCCTCAGCACCCCAGTATGACCTCAGCAATGTTAGTCATTTTGTCTTTTGATAGCTGTGAAAATCTGatgaacatactgtacatgttaAATAAGGACATTTCTTTGACTtgttttctttttattggtgttTTAGAATGTATATTTCCATAAGGCTAAAATTATCTCTAAACCATTAATGTTGCTAGATATTTTACGGCATTTACAATATTTGACATCACTCTCCATTCTCTATAGCCTCAGTCATCCTCTTCCAAAGAGATCAATGGAGATTCTCCTGCTGAAGGAGAGAATGTCTCTACTAGAAACAAACAATCACAGAGAGATCCACATTATCCCATCAACCCCCAAAGTGCTCCAGATGGGGTAATGATTCTATCTAGCAGATCAAAGGATGTGTCATTTTTCTAACTAGCTCTAGACGCTTTACTGTAGAACACTGGTCAGTGCTCAGGAGACAACCGTTTCTGTTATTGCCCCTGTCAATCAGGCTATGATATCTGCCTTGAAAGCATGGTGTCATCCTCTTTTATCATATCAGTTACTAAGCCACCTGAACAACCCAAAAATAATACGTTGTCATTTTTTCAGGACCTGAATCAGGCAAAGGACGAGACAGAGGAAAAGCAGACCACTGGACCTCTAGATGAGGCTACTGTCTATGTCAATGTGGTGTGGCCTGGGAAACGATCATTGTCATGGAAGTCTACACTTCAGAAAAGTCTCCAGTCATGGTTGAATAATAACTTAACAAAAACAGATTGCACCGTGGAAAGGCTTTTGGACAACAGAAACGTGGCAGAAGTAAAGATACATCCCCCTTCAGGTTAGAATGATGGTGTAAAATACAGTAATACATGTATAATTTCAATGTTGAGGAGGCACTCAAGCCATAGAGGTGCTGCTATGAGAAAATTATCTTCACTAACATTGATGCAAACAATGTGTCCCTGATTAAATTCCCAAACACTTAGCAAAGGGTTTTGCCATGTTAGCAGGTTGGATTTGGTAACaggcatttctgtcttttattCTAAgagttttaattattatttttgcgTGATCATGTGCTATTATTTATCTGCCCTCTTTTAAGCCATTGAGGACCTTCTGAAGTTGAAGGAAACACAGATTACCATAAAAGACAAGGCCAAGACAACAGCCACTGTGCAGTTTCACAGAGATGTACCTCCAACATTTAAATCCTGCAATCAATCAAGcagtaaacccagctcaatagaAGTATTGCCTCCAACATCCTCACACACTCCACAGGATGTATGTAAATCAAATGTGTGATTATTTGACAGCATTTTCAAATCAACTATAATATAAAAagtataaatgtaaaatgtatgtacataTTTTAAATATTATATTTTCCCCCTAGGTCAAATGCCTAATGACTGTAAGTGCTAGTCTTGACATTGATGGCTACAAACCTGAAGTACGAGCTGCCCTTCTCAGTCAGTACCACACCATCGATCACAAGTTAGCTGTAAAAGGGACCTTTGATGAAGTGAAGCAGTTCcacaaggaggtgaccaagatcatCAGGGAAGCGGAAGCCGAGCCAGAACGGGGTTGGAACGATGGTGCAGACGCAGCACAAAGCATGACTCACAATGGAAAGAAGACCCATGAAGACCCTGGGCAGAAGAAAATGGCAGTCCCACTAATCCACTTTTGGTACTTGAACCAGGCCTACCGAAAGGAGATGGAGGACATAGAGAAAAGAAATGGAGTCAAAATCAATGCAGAAGTGGAGGTGTACATCAAAGAGGACCCACAGAAAACAGGCAGAGATTTTATGCTGACCAAAGCCCACCAGGAGTTCATTGGCCTCTTCCAGAAGCGTGTAGTTGATTTTGACAGCATTTCCACCCATCTGACACCTGTGGATCCAGGAGACCTCATGAATACGCTGAGAAACATCCAGAATGAGGAGACCAGGCTGGTACTAAATGTGTCTGCCAATGGGTGTGATGTGTTTGGGCCGAATCAGAGCATCGTGGCAGTCAGGAAGGCTATTGGAATGAAGACTACAGTAATGACCTTTGGAATGGATCACAGCTACACAGAGAAAGCATCTGAATTTGCTGGGGGACCTGTTTTGAGATCTCCAAAAACACCACGGATGATTAGGATGGACATCAAAGATCCACTCTTGTCACATGGGCTGGCCATGGACCAGACTCACTGGGATCTGATGAAATCTGCCTTTCATGAGAAAATAACAGCAATCAAAAATAAATTTGGAGTGGATTTCATGGAGGAAAAGTCTCCAGGCAAG from Coregonus clupeaformis isolate EN_2021a unplaced genomic scaffold, ASM2061545v1 scaf1870, whole genome shotgun sequence encodes:
- the LOC121575195 gene encoding E3 ubiquitin-protein ligase DTX3L — protein: MSDVEDMDTTPTPEMSRNTEASGPEQQGPHDYSQIQVHVPTGTPNGHGTVIQSQPQRSSVTQSALTDKDPDLHQADHDFEVKHPSAPQYDLSNPQSSSSKEINGDSPAEGENVSTRNKQSQRDPHYPINPQSAPDGDLNQAKDETEEKQTTGPLDEATVYVNVVWPGKRSLSWKSTLQKSLQSWLNNNLTKTDCTVERLLDNRNVAEVKIHPPSAIEDLLKLKETQITIKDKAKTTATVQFHRDVPPTFKSCNQSSSKPSSIEVLPPTSSHTPQDVKCLMTVSASLDIDGYKPEVRAALLSQYHTIDHKLAVKGTFDEVKQFHKEVTKIIREAEAEPERGWNDGADAAQSMTHNGKKTHEDPGQKKMAVPLIHFWYLNQAYRKEMEDIEKRNGVKINAEVEVYIKEDPQKTGRDFMLTKAHQEFIGLFQKRVVDFDSISTHLTPVDPGDLMNTLRNIQNEETRLVLNVSANGCDVFGPNQSIVAVRKAIGMKTTVMTFGMDHSYTEKASEFAGGPVLRSPKTPRMIRMDIKDPLLSHGLAMDQTHWDLMKSAFHEKITAIKNKFGVDFMEEKSPGKVKIKTRPTTSSHTPLVVSLESHAIRALMHLYQKVATSAMSCHLLDPTHAKTVGDKLEEIHPRHRCVWAGGNYAPWRLIGLPQHLGPAVKELEMKLKRPMFKEEDKHKIGYAGDRSSAGAATGGAAGDGGATGGAEEDNCTICMDTFTNKKKLSCSHEFCADCLRKAVEFSGPSCPLCKVVFGKVVGDQPEGTMKVKHERSLSIPGYPGYGAIVINYDIPNGKQTKKHPNPGEWFSGTCRIAYLPNNEEGNKVLKLLERAFDQKLIFTVGTSRTTGTDDCVTWNDIHHKTNINGGAQGFGYPDPNYLSRVKNELKAKGIE